The genomic window AATATTTAATTGTCATTACTCATTGTTATGTGTGGTTGCTTACCTCAAGGATGGATTTGGATGTCCAGGCTTTAAAAATTTGCAAATTCATCATAAGGTAAGCAATCACacataacaataacaattaaataaagaataataaatCTGCAAAACTGTCTCATTTTccaaatttaatttaacaatGGTCATcacattaaattataaatatgaatttgtaccaacaaaaaaatctataaatatgAATGGTTGAGAGTCCATGAAGAAAGAGGACAGGCACAACTCACCCCAAATCAAAATTAGAGGGAGAATGTGTAACATAAATTTCCGCTGGACTtaataaaacaaagaaacaaaaattattttatttcatgtaAAAGGAATTAATGTGTAAAAAGAATGTTTTTTCCCTGCATAGTTGCCTCCATGTTATACATCTCAGAATCTGAAATCAGGATCTACATCCAATGCCCAAGCAAATTTTTCCAGCAGAGTTTTACTGAAAATCTGAGCATTTCAAGTCCCAAGCAACAAGGGTATGTTAGTCATAGGCCAATCAAAATTAAACATCAGAGTTATACCAGTTCACCATTTTGCAAAGATAATTTAAATGGTTTAAATCTGTTTTTATTTAGAAGTGGCCTGTCTATTATCTTTTTTTCGATCTcgggactaaaatgaaaaatagaataTAACATAGATCGAAATTCAGAAAATTATTAAAGCCTATTTAGATTACTAGTACGATTTCGGTTGGGAGGCAACATAGCTTCCCGGCAACAAGAGCAAACAAGGGAAAGTCCAATAGAATCTCGACTATTTATACTAGTCATAAGTGcattgttttcaaaatttgattaaGAGAAGAAATACTAGAATGAAATGTAATCATAACAAGTGAATAAGTTCTTACCTTTTCAATAGGAACTTCGTGCCGCTTGCACCAGGCGACTGTTATCCTGGGATCTAGGTAGTTTATCCTGGACGTGCCAAGTGCCACAGTTTTTAAATCTTCTTTTGTCATCATATCACTTTgcattttctcaatttttgcATCGGTTTGATCTATCTTTTTCTCTATCCTGTACATTACGTAAATCACAATTACATATTACACTTGATAATTATAATGTGTAAAATGCTAAGAAAGCTGTATATTACGCTTCAGGACTCAAGTTCCTTTTGTTTTTTCCGTCCGAACCCTTTAGAGGCGGCTTTCCTTTTCTTGCCCTGTCCAAGTCTATTTTCAGCTCCTTCAAAAGAGCCTACAATTAAAAAGTATGTCAGCTACAAGTATATGTTCATCCACACCCAGGTTTCCAAATTCTAAATAGTATTATCACCTTATGTTCTTCGATCTTTTCACTCAACTTCGAAATTTGTCCACTGTGAGATTTTGAAACACTACGTTGATGATTACAAATAATTGCAACCTGTTATGGAAAAGAAACATCAATGCAACTTAGCAAACCagtaaaatacacaaaaatcTGTGCACATTAACAAAGGAATCACAAAAGGAATTTTGAGAAGTCTACCTGTTTATTTGCATTTTGATAGACAAGAATGTTTGCTTTAACATCTTCTCCATCTTTAGTTTCCTTATTCAACTGTTGTCAGATAATTCAaggaaaattaaatatacaaaagtttaaaACTACATGGCAGAATAAACTCAAGAATAAACCTTTAATTTGATCTTTTAAAGATTGAGATGTTTCCACAAGTCCTCTAATTTTTAATTCCAACCAAATTAAACCCTCAAAAATTAAGAGTTTCACTTTACATGTCCTCCAAAAAAATCTGTTTATCAAATTTGTCCCTCAAAGATACATAATGGTCACCATGAAATATCTTGCAGAGAACTAAAGTGGTGACACAAAAGAGCGAATTCTATgagaattttttatataagatgCTAACATGGTGTTAAAATCATTGGAGGTACTATCATTAGCAGGACCCAAATGTCAATATGTGAATGCATAGATGATAGATCCAAAGGTAATCTTGGTTCAAATTtaagtatgaaaaaaaaaaagtgtaggaTTTCAATATAACTTTTAAGAGTTACTATCCTAATCTGAACCCGATAGGGTAAGGGGGTAAACCAAAATCAATGCACATACACAAATGACAAAGGAATTAATTGAGTACATAAATGCATAGCAAAGAACAGAATAATCTCTTTTTTATGGCAAAATTTGAAAGAACGTTTTACCATGTCATCCAAAGTGAACGATGCATTGAATGTACGGAAGAATTTTGCTGTCAGGTTGGGCATGAGTTCCTTCAAATGATTATTTAATATAGTTGTATCCAGCTTGTCAAAAAGTTGATCACCAGGACGTTTATCTGATAATTCAGAAAAGCAGATATTCAATGTTAATGGCCTCGGACTCATAAGCAATACTATATCAAAAAGTAGAACCATTTTCCTACCTTTTTGAAACTTCAAAATGGCATTATAAACAGGAAGCAACACCTCAACTGTATTTTCATACCTGATTGAATCTTTACCAAGGAAGTCAAACTGTATTAAACCAACATGAAAACATGATCATTATTACTAAGTATTAGCTATCGATAAAACAATTTAAGATGGAGGCAACCAAAACTTAAAGAAAAATCACATGTAACGTACTTCTGTTCATCCTCctcaaccaaaacaaaaaagtagATAGATATTGAGGCTCAAATACCTTCAACTTGTTGTTGCCTTCTGCAGTCACATTTTCTACTTTTAATGTGCAACAACCAACTGTATCAGCTTCATCGTCGTCCTGAGGAAATGTAAATGAGAAACAACTACATTTGATTTGCAAAAGTCAAGGTAATTTCGGACAATAAAGGTAATGGAAAGAAACACGAAAGGTGCGTGCATGGATTCGGTCCTTTCTCAAATTCAAAGAACAATTAAGTTCACCATTGTCCATAGTTATCCAGTTCAATTGTCCAAACTTACTTCAGTGgcagataataataataataataacaataataataataataataataatgataataataataataataataataataataataataataataataataataataataaaaagccTTTTTCCACTCGGTGAGGTGAGCTTTTACATACAATAATCACACCCAAAAATTAAGCAAAACAATGTCCCCTTGGAACTGACTTCAATAACCAAAGAAAATTCTAATCAATTTACCAGAATGCAAAACTACCTAACAGAATTGACCAGCCTGAAATACCTAGAGAGATTATAAAACAATCATTCAACTTTTGAACACCTTCCTGACACATTTGTGTTAATAAGTGGGAGGTatccctcaccttacaagccggttgtGTAGGGCTGAAAATGAAAAGGTGAATTTGATATTGTAAAGATTATAGTTTAACTGAATATGACGGTTGTATTTTTATTGGACTAGCCACACATTTCCAACGCTTTTGGCATATGCCAACCATAATCATGAAGCATAAATAATTCTCATGAAATAGAATTATTACACTTTCAAAATGACATAATGGTGATAGATTAGCTCAGACTGTTTTACACTTTTACTTCCTCTTGGTAATATCTGATATACACATTGAAGGAATAAAATAGTTATagcaataaataattttaattttcacttGTTGGAAATGGTACCACATTAATGTTCCACCTTGCAAGTATTTAGCTTAAACTATAGCCAATTTAAAACTTAAACTAGCAAGTATTTAGCATACTTTAACTTACAAGATTACACAAGCATTCACAACACAATATGCTTTAGTATGTATCTATTTTGTCCTGTTTTAGCATATCTATACGTTATCTGGGGAAGAGGTGATTTCTAGTGAACAAATAAGTAAGTGCATCTGCAGATATTATATTTGTACCTTATCATTGCCAGCCCTCAAAGCTAGTTTGTCAATAAAATAAGTAGCAACAGCTATTTGCTGCTTCGTAATATCTTTGCTCGCGAAATCTTTCGTATATGCAGCCCTAATGTTCCCTATATAATTCTGCACCCAGATACCAagttattatataattaaatagttTCTTTTAAAGGTCATACAAAATATCATGTGTAAATGCAGAATTAATAAAGCTGATAAACAAAGCATGAAAACACCTTTAACATCCTTGCTTTCTCATATTTTTCCCTGTCACTTTGCCCCTTCCAAGAACTACTAGCTCCCAGAAATATGTATTTGAATAACTTCGGATTGATTGGATCATTCCAGTAGGCTAACCAAGTAACTGTATTATCATGTCTTATCTCCTTCCAGCTGCCAAGTGAACAAAAATCAATGATTTCAGAAGATAATAATGACTTTCAATTCATAggattcattttcttttcagaATTTTCACCAAGAAGTTTTCGAACAATAATACCTTTCACCAGGAATAGGACATTCAGGGATTGGTGCATCCTTTCCAATATTAATTACGACATCATTTGGAGTGATGCGTCTTTTCAGTTTGCCCATCTAATAACATAAAGAATAAGCCGTTAAGTGCAAAAAATTGTCAGAAACTTGTTAATATTCTCAATATGCATCTAAAATGTATGGCAAAAGATATATCTGAAGACAGTTTGCATGTTTTTATTTCCAATAacaataatactccctccggtcctttttataataaacaactcattttttaaattcattaaataattgatgtatctagttaataatataaaccagatacatcagttattcaacgAACCTAAAACGTCaactgtttcttataaaaacgACCGGAGGTAGTAGTTATCATAAAAACCTTGGGATGCTCTCCACGTCCACGGAACAACGCTGGAGGTTCAGCTCTAAAATTGCCAACCTGAAATATTTAACGGAAATTAGTCATGAATAGCTTCCcagagattttttttaaaactaacaGTTTCATAAGAACATTTCAAAAGTAAAAGCTTAGATAGAGAAAGTCAATTTAAGCAGTTATAATGTGTTTTCTTCTGGCTCCAAGATTGTATTATGAATTATCAAAGCATATATCACCCTTTTGGTGATGCAATCAAAAGGGAGGGAATTGCGAGTATGATAATTGCATCTCCTCTTGTCCAGATTTACTACTTTGCACTTCAACCAGCGCCAAATAACGACAGGAGGAATAAACAGCAAGTGAACATTCAACTTCGATAATACTGACTCTTAATTCATGGAACAAGCTAAATCAAGATAAGGTAAAGTATAACTTCAATATTCAAAAAATTGGACAATTTCTAAGGCAAAAACCAGGCAAATTTTTTACAAGAGATGCAGGTAAGGGGTTTTGGTTGGGCAGAGAAAGAGGGAGAGACGATTAAACCTTCTCTTTAACACCATCAATAATAGCCCACATGTATTTCTCCTCTTGTTTCAGTTTCTCTTCCCTTAGGGCCTTCTTCTCCTGATAAATAGAAGACAAAAGAGGATCAATACTTAAacataataaatgaataaaatacaCTAATGATCACATTTCAAGCTAACCAAGAAAAAGCTTCATAAAAGGCACAAACATGCATAAAGATGTATATGACTGTATTATCCAGAACAAACCCCCGAAGTTAAAATCAAAAAGCTACAAAAGGGGGTATGAAATTTACCATGTAAACTTTATAAACTAGCCTAGATTCATCTCAACTTCCTTCCAAAAGAttgttaaaaaatcaaaatatttaagCAATGTATGATGTACTTTACATATTTGGACTATAGTTGTCGGAACTGAAGTCAGATTGTTGAAACACGTGATTCTAGATGCTTTGCAACTTTCAATGATCCTGAACCCAACTCAGAACTCGTTATGCTGGGAATGTGGTAAAATTGCAAGCTTGGACATTAAACTCACTGTCGCTGTGTGAGATACATGGACCCCTGCTGATACACCAAATCCAGCAAAATTCAAGCCCAAAACCAGAGGGGAAAAACCACCAAATTTAACCCTTTGTCTATTCTGGAGGGTTTAGGAAATTAAcgaaaggaaaaagaaagaaaaactcaGGCTGACACAAACTGCAACGAACAGAGCGGCAACTTCAGTTTTGTGACTGCCAACTGAATGCCTGGACTCCGGAACTGCAACTTGAGTGGCAACTTCGGAGGACACAAGACAGGTTCTTCCTGTGATTCCGACTGTTTCTGGGGTGCCATTTCAAGTACTTTCAGGAAAGGTTGTCTTCTGGAATTGGGAAAATGGCAAAGTGTATGGGTATGGTGATATTAGGAATAAACACATGAcaagcttataacttatataacACTCtccttttccttctttttgTCAGTTACTTCTCATAGACTTGAAAGTTTTATGtagttttaatattaatttatctaatttatgtaattttaataCTCATAGATTTGATGTTTTGAGATATTCATTTCTAtcattttcaaatgaaaatACATGAAACAACTTACCTTTGAACTCATCtgtttcttcttctccttttcaATTTGGCACCAATCATAAATCGGTGTAAAGTCACAATCTTCCAAGTTCTGAATCACATGATTTTTTCCCAGCATCTTCTTCCAGTCAGTCCAAAAATTCTCCTTGAACTTTTGTTTTTGCATGTAATCTGTATCCAGCATGACAGCATACAATGTGGCGACCTGTATATACATTCCAAGTTCATAATAACTCTTGAGATAAAGACTCTTTAATATGACAACTCTCACATAGAAATCCTTGACACACACACCTCAATTtcacaaaaactaaaaatattgaaaaagaaaactcTTAGGATTTAGATAGGGTCTAACACAACCCTGTAAAACCGATATGTCAGGTAGGAAATGTCGCTCACTTATAAGACCCTCAACACACCTCCCTCACACCCATGACTGAATATCTTGAGCGTGATCCGGTAGCCCTATAACGGGTTCCCAACGGGATCTATAACAGACTCTGATCggtgataccatcttagaattttgACAAAGACTAACTCAATCCCACAAAATTGACTTGTAAAgcgagacttttttttttgtgacaacTTGTAAAGTAAGACATGtctcccacttataaacacTTTTTCCAAGTCACGTCACATCCaatgtaaaaaatttaacaaaaacaaaacaaaaatgcaAGAGAAAACAGTCACAAAACCGTGAAAACACTGTCACAAACAAAGTCCTACCTCCTCTTGTTCAGGGGTCAAAGTCACTGGCTTTCCCTTATAGAGAATCTTTATCCCATGGGGCTTGTAAGGAGGTGGGAAGATGATACCATTGTGAACCAAAGTAGTCCATTTTTTCTGCCCATCTTCAGAGCTTGGAGGAAGTTTAGTAGATTTGAATTGTTCTGATTTATTTCCTGATTTTTTGAAATTGGCCTTCTTCTTAAAAGATGGAGTAGCACCCTTATTGACTTTAGTGACATTTGTCAACTTCTTTAAGGAAGATGATTTATCCACTAATGTGGGTAACTTATTCATTCGTTGGGAAAGAGgaacatcatcattatcatcttCCTCCTCAACCTTCGGCTCAGATTTCGCTGATATTTGTTTAGCATTAATTGATTGAGCTGGATCTGAGAGTTTTGACTTCTTGCCAGAAAAATGCAAGGAATCACTCTTATCCAGTGGTCTCTTAACAGACAATGTAGATGGCCTTTCCTGTTTAACACTAGCATTGGAACCATATTGCTGTCCTTTCGGAGCTTTTGAAAGTGAAAGCCTTGATGACAGGGGAATATCATCATCAGAGTTTTCAGAAGATTTCTTTGGAACAATAGGAGTTGCTTTCTTAGCATTGATATTGTTCATCTTCATCCTAACACTCAATGGCATATTTTCCACCTCGTCCTCAGAATCTTCTTTATTTTCCTCATTAACATGAACGGgaattttcttttctaaaagagactcttttttattttcgaatgatgaaaattttgaaattccTCTAGGGGACCTCACATAGACCATTGACGTTGATGCTTTTGATATACCCACAGAAGATTCCACGGCAGATGCCTTAGCGCATGGGACAAGCTTACCATTTTGTGAGCTAGAATTGTGGCCATTTGATGAAGGCACATCAGAGGACTTTCTATATGACCGTCCATCATTACTATGAGAAGTTGACTTCCTCACTTCTGAATGCGATTGAGTACTCTTCGACACTGAGCTCCTTTTAAAAGTTACTGGCCCATCATCGTCATCAAATTTGCGCGACATATTTAACTTACCAGAAGCCTCAACAGCCGTTTGTCAACTATGCAGTGTCATAGCATGTACATCACTTTATCATGTCCTGGGGGAAAAAGCAAGAAATTATAAGTTC from Trifolium pratense cultivar HEN17-A07 linkage group LG1, ARS_RC_1.1, whole genome shotgun sequence includes these protein-coding regions:
- the LOC123908458 gene encoding DNA topoisomerase 1 alpha-like isoform X4, with product MPNLTAKFFRTFNASFTLDDMLNKETKDGEDVKANILVYQNANKQVAIICNHQRSVSKSHSGQISKLSEKIEEHKALLKELKIDLDRARKGKPPLKGSDGKNKRNLSPEAIEKKIDQTDAKIEKMQSDMMTKEDLKTVALGTSRINYLDPRITVAWCKRHEVPIEKIFSKTLLEKFAWALDVDPDFRF
- the LOC123908458 gene encoding DNA topoisomerase 1 alpha-like isoform X3; protein product: MSRKFDDDDGPVTFKRSSVSKSTQSHSEVRKSTSHSNDGRSYRKSSDVPSSNGHNSSSQNGKLVPCAKASAVESSVGISKASTSMVYVRSPRGISKFSSFENKKESLLEKKIPVHVNEENKEDSEDEVENMPLSVRMKMNNINAKKATPIVPKKSSENSDDDIPLSSRLSLSKAPKGQQYGSNASVKQERPSTLSVKRPLDKSDSLHFSGKKSKLSDPAQSINAKQISAKSEPKVEEEDDNDDVPLSQRMNKLPTLVDKSSSLKKLTNVTKVNKGATPSFKKKANFKKSGNKSEQFKSTKLPPSSEDGQKKWTTLVHNGIIFPPPYKPHGIKILYKGKPVTLTPEQEEVATLYAVMLDTDYMQKQKFKENFWTDWKKMLGKNHVIQNLEDCDFTPIYDWCQIEKEKKKQMSSKEKKALREEKLKQEEKYMWAIIDGVKEKVGNFRAEPPALFRGRGEHPKMGKLKRRITPNDVVINIGKDAPIPECPIPGESWKEIRHDNTVTWLAYWNDPINPKLFKYIFLGASSSWKGQSDREKYEKARMLKNYIGNIRAAYTKDFASKDITKQQIAVATYFIDKLALRAGNDKDDDEADTVGCCTLKVENVTAEGNNKLKIQSDKRPGDQLFDKLDTTILNNHLKELMPNLTAKFFRTFNASFTLDDMLNKETKDGEDVKANILVYQNANKQVAIICNHQRSVSKSHSGQISKLSEKIEEHKALLKELKIDLDRARKGKPPLKGSDGKNKRNLSPEAIEKKIDQTDAKIEKMQSDMMTKEDLKTVALGTSRINYLDPRITVAWCKRHEVPIEKIFSKTLLEKFAWALDVDPDFRF
- the LOC123908458 gene encoding DNA topoisomerase 1 alpha-like isoform X1 → MSRKFDDDDGPVTFKRSSVSKSTQSHSEVRKSTSHSNDGRSYRKSSDVPSSNGHNSSSQNGKLVPCAKASAVESSVGISKASTSMVYVRSPRGISKFSSFENKKESLLEKKIPVHVNEENKEDSEDEVENMPLSVRMKMNNINAKKATPIVPKKSSENSDDDIPLSSRLSLSKAPKGQQYGSNASVKQERPSTLSVKRPLDKSDSLHFSGKKSKLSDPAQSINAKQISAKSEPKVEEEDDNDDVPLSQRMNKLPTLVDKSSSLKKLTNVTKVNKGATPSFKKKANFKKSGNKSEQFKSTKLPPSSEDGQKKWTTLVHNGIIFPPPYKPHGIKILYKGKPVTLTPEQEEVATLYAVMLDTDYMQKQKFKENFWTDWKKMLGKNHVIQNLEDCDFTPIYDWCQIEKEKKKQMSSKEKKALREEKLKQEEKYMWAIIDGVKEKVGNFRAEPPALFRGRGEHPKMGKLKRRITPNDVVINIGKDAPIPECPIPGESWKEIRHDNTVTWLAYWNDPINPKLFKYIFLGASSSWKGQSDREKYEKARMLKNYIGNIRAAYTKDFASKDITKQQIAVATYFIDKLALRAGNDKDDDEADTVGCCTLKVENVTAEGNNKLKFDFLGKDSIRYENTVEVLLPVYNAILKFQKGRKMVLLFDIVLLMSPRPLTLNICFSELSDKRPGDQLFDKLDTTILNNHLKELMPNLTAKFFRTFNASFTLDDMLNKETKDGEDVKANILVYQNANKQVAIICNHQRSVSKSHSGQISKLSEKIEEHKALLKELKIDLDRARKGKPPLKGSDGKNKRNLSPEAIEKKIDQTDAKIEKMQSDMMTKEDLKTVALGTSRINYLDPRITVAWCKRHEVPIEKIFSKTLLEKFAWALDVDPDFRF
- the LOC123908458 gene encoding DNA topoisomerase 1 alpha-like isoform X2 — protein: MSRKFDDDDGPVTFKRSSVSKSTQSHSEVRKSTSHSNDGRSYRKSSDVPSSNGHNSSSQNGKLVPCAKASAVESSVGISKASTSMVYVRSPRGISKFSSFENKKESLLEKKIPVHVNEENKEDSEDEVENMPLSVRMKMNNINAKKATPIVPKKSSENSDDDIPLSSRLSLSKAPKGQQYGSNASVKQERPSTLSVKRPLDKSDSLHFSGKKSKLSDPAQSINAKQISAKSEPKVEEEDDNDDVPLSQRMNKLPTLVDKSSSLKKLTNVTKVNKGATPSFKKKANFKKSGNKSEQFKSTKLPPSSEDGQKKWTTLVHNGIIFPPPYKPHGIKILYKGKPVTLTPEQEEVATLYAVMLDTDYMQKQKFKENFWTDWKKMLGKNHVIQNLEDCDFTPIYDWCQIEKEKKKQMSSKEKKALREEKLKQEEKYMWAIIDGVKEKVGNFRAEPPALFRGRGEHPKMGKLKRRITPNDVVINIGKDAPIPECPIPGESWKEIRHDNTVTWLAYWNDPINPKLFKYIFLGASSSWKGQSDREKYEKARMLKNYIGNIRAAYTKDFASKDITKQQIAVATYFIDKLALRAGNDKDDDEADTVGCCTLKVENVTAEGNNKLKFDFLGKDSIRYENTVEVLLPVYNAILKFQKDKRPGDQLFDKLDTTILNNHLKELMPNLTAKFFRTFNASFTLDDMLNKETKDGEDVKANILVYQNANKQVAIICNHQRSVSKSHSGQISKLSEKIEEHKALLKELKIDLDRARKGKPPLKGSDGKNKRNLSPEAIEKKIDQTDAKIEKMQSDMMTKEDLKTVALGTSRINYLDPRITVAWCKRHEVPIEKIFSKTLLEKFAWALDVDPDFRF